The following coding sequences are from one Kogia breviceps isolate mKogBre1 chromosome X, mKogBre1 haplotype 1, whole genome shotgun sequence window:
- the NHSL2 gene encoding NHS-like protein 2 isoform X8, with protein sequence MKMMRTALATGGDAPWIWGQQFDKHASLRHSLFNTETAVNPKSTLRRRRTIIGFSNYSQRDQGHSNSPTGSVARSTTSDVKPSHSVPGGVHGRAAISQEAQLPNLTSPVLRNPSSDPEEPLQARGGTKVPGMESMGMVYSVPSSCNGPTESTFSPSWKGDAFTYVTPSATAQSSQDNENGKSPSSGNSWISLHTLPPLVPKESATFFVIRDTPAGCSGSAGYSEHSTQRRHISERPSKIGLLTGDTSRLETGPGGASRFRERSLSVPTDTGTTDGDYDEEQKASEACALPYASTSSEGSNSADNIASLSAQQEAQQRRQRSKSISLKKAKKKPSPPTRSVSLVKDEPVLLPEGGSALPKDQRPRSLCLSLEHQGHHSSHPDTQGHPAVPTFKYPEGTQFAHHWYLTDWKSGDTYQSLSSSSTATGTTVIECTQVQGSSESLTSPSTSRATTPSQLSIEVEAREVSSPGRPTGLMSPSSGYSSQSETPTPTVSMSLTLGHLPPPSGSVRVRPVVPERKSSLPPTSPVEKMSKSRLSFDLPLTSSTNLDLSGMSISIRSKTKVSRHHSDTNFGAKLAQKTSPNQPIMPMVTQSDLRSVRLRSVSKSEPEDDIESPDYAEESGAEVFTLPERKAKPPIAEKPPLARRPPSLVHKPPSVPEEYPLTSPTLAMTPKTSIQHMRPLPQDIYTVVRKPKSFSFPEGRTLGESTAPSSLVFTPFSSSSGAFFSGTQQPPQGSTEDEGPKGRALPERISLQSQEEAEKKKGKIPPPVPKKPSVLYLPLTSPTIQMEAYTADPRLPLSPIITLEEGAKCLPTSDHLPLAGTRTTSTPQADSEREASPLGSLMEPSTEEKSVISDKTAEWIAEDDDDVFVASRTTEDLFTVIHRSKRKLLGWKEPGEAFAGGSRPTSHSPIRNTAESPISELAASAGSSGSASLDAGRNDDFKALLQKKGSKATPRSRPSAAELLKTTNPLARRIIAQFSKDYETPDNPST encoded by the exons GGCAGCAGTTTGATAAACATGCAAGTTTGCGACACTCGTTGTTTAACACAGAGACAGCCGTGAACCCCAAGTCCACCCTGAGGCGGAGGCGGACCATTATTGGATTCTCTAACTATTCCCAGCGAGACCAAG GTCACAGCAACAGCCCCACAGGCAGTGTGGCCCGCTCTACCACCTCAGACGTCAAGCCCAGCCATTCAGTTCCAGGAGGTGTTCATGGAAGAGCTGCCATCAGTCAGGAAGCTCAGTTACCAAATCTCACCTCGCCAGTACTGAGAAATCCTTCTAGTGATCCGGAAGAACCTCTCCAGGCACGTGGTGGCACAAAAGTCCCTGGCATGGAGAGCATGGGGATGGTGTACAGCGTCCCCAGTTCTTGCAATGGACCAACAGAATCAACGTTCTCCCCTTCCTGGAAGGGAGATGCTTTTACCTACGTGACTCCAAGTGCCACTGCTCAGAGCAGTCAAgacaatgaaaatggaaaaagtcCTTCCTCTGGGAATTCTTGGATCTCTCTGCACACATTGCCACCTCTGGTTCCTAAGGAGTCTGCTACCTTCTTTGTCATTCGTGATACCCCAGCAGGATGCAGTGGGTCTGCTGGCTACTCTGAGCATTCTACTCAACGAAGGCACATATCAGAACGACCCTCCAAGATTGGCCTCCTGACTGGTGATACCTCAAGGCTGGAGACAGGCCCAGGTGGGGCCAGCAGGTTCCGGGAGCGGTCACTGTCTGTACCCACAGACACAGGCACCACGGATGGGGACTATGACGAGGAGCAGAAGGCCAGTGAAGCCTGTGCCCTGCCTTATGCCAGTACAAGTTCTGAGGGCAGTAACAGTGCCGACAACATTGCCTCCCTTAGTGCCCAACAGGAGGCCCAGCAAAGAAGGCAGAGATCCAAGAGCATCTCACTCAAGAAGGCCAAGAAGAAGCCTTCCCCTCCAACTCGCAGTGTCTCGCTGGTCAAAGATGAACCAGTCCTCTTGCCAGAAGGTGGGTCAGCGCTACCCAAGgaccagaggcccaggagccTTTGCCTCTCCTTGGAACATCAAGGACATCACTCATCCCACCCAGATACTCAGGGTCACCCAGCTGTGCCAACCTTCAAATACCCAGAAGGTACACAATTCGCCCACCACTGGTATCTTACTGACTGGAAGTCTGGTGACACCTACCAATCCTTGTCCAGCTCCAGCACTGCCACTGGCACCACAGTCATTGAGTGCACCCAAGTTCAGGGCAGCTCAGAGTCTCTCACCTCCCCTTCCACCTCCAGAGCCACAACACCTTCCCAGCTTTCCATCGAGGTGGAGGCCAGGGAGGTATCCTCCCCAGGAAGGCCCACTGGGCTGATGTCACCCTCCAGTGGATACTCCAGCCAGTCAGAAACACCAACACCCACTGTCTCCATGTCCTTGACCCTGGGCCACTTGCCCCCTCCAAGCGGCAGTGTCCGGGTGCGTCCAGTGGTACCTGAGAGGAAGTCATCACTACCCCCAACATCACCAGTGGAGAAAATGTCCAAGTCACGGCTATCATTTGACCTACCGTTGACCTCTTCAACCAACCTGGACCTGTCTGGGATGAGTATCTCCATCCGAAGCAAAACCAAGGTGAGCCGGCATCACTCAGATACAAATTTTGGGGCCAAGCTGGCCCAGAAAACTAGCCCCAACCAGCCAATCATGCCCATGGTTACTCAGTCTGACTTACGTTCTGTTCGCCTGAGGTCAGTCAGCAAGTCTGAACCAGAAGATGACATTGAGAGCCCTGACTATGCTGAGGAGTCGGGAGCTGAAGTCTTCACCTTGCCAGAGAGAAAGGCAAAGCCTCCCATAGCCGAGAAGCCCCCACTGGCCCGAAGGCCTCCAAGCTTGGTCCACAAGCCACCGTCTGTCCCTGAGGAGTACCCACTAACTTCTCCTACCTTGGCTATGACCCCCAAGACCTCAATTCAACATATGAGGCCACTCCCTCAAGATATATACACGGTGGTGCGGAAACCAAAGTCCTTCAGCTTCCCTGAGGGCAGAACCCTGGGGGAGTCAACAGCACCCTCATCTCTTGTTTTCACGCCTTTTTCCAGTTCCTCTGGTGCTTTCTTCTCAGGAACACAGCAACCTCCCCAGGGAAGTACAGAGGATGAGGGCCCCAAGGGGAGAGCTCTACCTGAAAGAATTAGCCTCCAGAGCCAAGAAGAagctgagaaaaagaaaggcaagatTCCACCTCCTGTACCAAAAAAGCCCAGCGTGCTGTACCTGCCTCTCACCTCACCTACAATTCAAATGGAGGCCTACACGGCTGATCCAAGGCTGCCTCTCAGCCCCATCATCACCCTGGAGGAAGGTGCCAAGTGTCTCCCAACTAGCGACCACCTGCCATTAGCTGGTACAAGGACAACCTCCACGCCACAGGCTGACAGTGAAAGGGAGGCAAGCCCTCTGG GGAGCTTGATGGAACCAAGCACCGAAGAAAAAAGTGTAATCAGTGATAAAACAGCTGAATGGATTGcggaagatgatgatgatgtgttTGTGGCTTCACGAACAACTGAAGATTTATTTACTGTGATCCACAG GTCCAAAAGAAAGCTCCTTGGCTGGAAGGAGCCTGGTGAGGCCTTTGCTGGTGGCAGCAGACCAACCTCTCACTCACCAATAAGGAACACGGCTGAGTCTCCCATCAGTGAGTTGGCTGCCTCTGCAGGGTCAAGCGGCAGTGCCAGCCTAGATGCTGGCAGAAATGATGATTTCAAGGCCTTGCTACAGAAGAAGGGAAGCAAGGCAACTCCAAGGTCCCGCCCCTCAGCAGCAGAACTGCTGAAGACCACTAACCCACTGGCTCGGCGAATTATTGCACAATTTTCAAAAGACTACGAAACCCCTGATAACCCCAGTACCTAA
- the NHSL2 gene encoding NHS-like protein 2 isoform X9, which produces MERAEAITLFWSRGGHSNSPTGSVARSTTSDVKPSHSVPGGVHGRAAISQEAQLPNLTSPVLRNPSSDPEEPLQARGGTKVPGMESMGMVYSVPSSCNGPTESTFSPSWKGDAFTYVTPSATAQSSQDNENGKSPSSGNSWISLHTLPPLVPKESATFFVIRDTPAGCSGSAGYSEHSTQRRHISERPSKIGLLTGDTSRLETGPGGASRFRERSLSVPTDTGTTDGDYDEEQKASEACALPYASTSSEGSNSADNIASLSAQQEAQQRRQRSKSISLKKAKKKPSPPTRSVSLVKDEPVLLPEGGSALPKDQRPRSLCLSLEHQGHHSSHPDTQGHPAVPTFKYPEGTQFAHHWYLTDWKSGDTYQSLSSSSTATGTTVIECTQVQGSSESLTSPSTSRATTPSQLSIEVEAREVSSPGRPTGLMSPSSGYSSQSETPTPTVSMSLTLGHLPPPSGSVRVRPVVPERKSSLPPTSPVEKMSKSRLSFDLPLTSSTNLDLSGMSISIRSKTKVSRHHSDTNFGAKLAQKTSPNQPIMPMVTQSDLRSVRLRSVSKSEPEDDIESPDYAEESGAEVFTLPERKAKPPIAEKPPLARRPPSLVHKPPSVPEEYPLTSPTLAMTPKTSIQHMRPLPQDIYTVVRKPKSFSFPEGRTLGESTAPSSLVFTPFSSSSGAFFSGTQQPPQGSTEDEGPKGRALPERISLQSQEEAEKKKGKIPPPVPKKPSVLYLPLTSPTIQMEAYTADPRLPLSPIITLEEGAKCLPTSDHLPLAGTRTTSTPQADSEREASPLGSLMEPSTEEKSVISDKTAEWIAEDDDDVFVASRTTEDLFTVIHRSKRKLLGWKEPGEAFAGGSRPTSHSPIRNTAESPISELAASAGSSGSASLDAGRNDDFKALLQKKGSKATPRSRPSAAELLKTTNPLARRIIAQFSKDYETPDNPST; this is translated from the exons GTCACAGCAACAGCCCCACAGGCAGTGTGGCCCGCTCTACCACCTCAGACGTCAAGCCCAGCCATTCAGTTCCAGGAGGTGTTCATGGAAGAGCTGCCATCAGTCAGGAAGCTCAGTTACCAAATCTCACCTCGCCAGTACTGAGAAATCCTTCTAGTGATCCGGAAGAACCTCTCCAGGCACGTGGTGGCACAAAAGTCCCTGGCATGGAGAGCATGGGGATGGTGTACAGCGTCCCCAGTTCTTGCAATGGACCAACAGAATCAACGTTCTCCCCTTCCTGGAAGGGAGATGCTTTTACCTACGTGACTCCAAGTGCCACTGCTCAGAGCAGTCAAgacaatgaaaatggaaaaagtcCTTCCTCTGGGAATTCTTGGATCTCTCTGCACACATTGCCACCTCTGGTTCCTAAGGAGTCTGCTACCTTCTTTGTCATTCGTGATACCCCAGCAGGATGCAGTGGGTCTGCTGGCTACTCTGAGCATTCTACTCAACGAAGGCACATATCAGAACGACCCTCCAAGATTGGCCTCCTGACTGGTGATACCTCAAGGCTGGAGACAGGCCCAGGTGGGGCCAGCAGGTTCCGGGAGCGGTCACTGTCTGTACCCACAGACACAGGCACCACGGATGGGGACTATGACGAGGAGCAGAAGGCCAGTGAAGCCTGTGCCCTGCCTTATGCCAGTACAAGTTCTGAGGGCAGTAACAGTGCCGACAACATTGCCTCCCTTAGTGCCCAACAGGAGGCCCAGCAAAGAAGGCAGAGATCCAAGAGCATCTCACTCAAGAAGGCCAAGAAGAAGCCTTCCCCTCCAACTCGCAGTGTCTCGCTGGTCAAAGATGAACCAGTCCTCTTGCCAGAAGGTGGGTCAGCGCTACCCAAGgaccagaggcccaggagccTTTGCCTCTCCTTGGAACATCAAGGACATCACTCATCCCACCCAGATACTCAGGGTCACCCAGCTGTGCCAACCTTCAAATACCCAGAAGGTACACAATTCGCCCACCACTGGTATCTTACTGACTGGAAGTCTGGTGACACCTACCAATCCTTGTCCAGCTCCAGCACTGCCACTGGCACCACAGTCATTGAGTGCACCCAAGTTCAGGGCAGCTCAGAGTCTCTCACCTCCCCTTCCACCTCCAGAGCCACAACACCTTCCCAGCTTTCCATCGAGGTGGAGGCCAGGGAGGTATCCTCCCCAGGAAGGCCCACTGGGCTGATGTCACCCTCCAGTGGATACTCCAGCCAGTCAGAAACACCAACACCCACTGTCTCCATGTCCTTGACCCTGGGCCACTTGCCCCCTCCAAGCGGCAGTGTCCGGGTGCGTCCAGTGGTACCTGAGAGGAAGTCATCACTACCCCCAACATCACCAGTGGAGAAAATGTCCAAGTCACGGCTATCATTTGACCTACCGTTGACCTCTTCAACCAACCTGGACCTGTCTGGGATGAGTATCTCCATCCGAAGCAAAACCAAGGTGAGCCGGCATCACTCAGATACAAATTTTGGGGCCAAGCTGGCCCAGAAAACTAGCCCCAACCAGCCAATCATGCCCATGGTTACTCAGTCTGACTTACGTTCTGTTCGCCTGAGGTCAGTCAGCAAGTCTGAACCAGAAGATGACATTGAGAGCCCTGACTATGCTGAGGAGTCGGGAGCTGAAGTCTTCACCTTGCCAGAGAGAAAGGCAAAGCCTCCCATAGCCGAGAAGCCCCCACTGGCCCGAAGGCCTCCAAGCTTGGTCCACAAGCCACCGTCTGTCCCTGAGGAGTACCCACTAACTTCTCCTACCTTGGCTATGACCCCCAAGACCTCAATTCAACATATGAGGCCACTCCCTCAAGATATATACACGGTGGTGCGGAAACCAAAGTCCTTCAGCTTCCCTGAGGGCAGAACCCTGGGGGAGTCAACAGCACCCTCATCTCTTGTTTTCACGCCTTTTTCCAGTTCCTCTGGTGCTTTCTTCTCAGGAACACAGCAACCTCCCCAGGGAAGTACAGAGGATGAGGGCCCCAAGGGGAGAGCTCTACCTGAAAGAATTAGCCTCCAGAGCCAAGAAGAagctgagaaaaagaaaggcaagatTCCACCTCCTGTACCAAAAAAGCCCAGCGTGCTGTACCTGCCTCTCACCTCACCTACAATTCAAATGGAGGCCTACACGGCTGATCCAAGGCTGCCTCTCAGCCCCATCATCACCCTGGAGGAAGGTGCCAAGTGTCTCCCAACTAGCGACCACCTGCCATTAGCTGGTACAAGGACAACCTCCACGCCACAGGCTGACAGTGAAAGGGAGGCAAGCCCTCTGG GGAGCTTGATGGAACCAAGCACCGAAGAAAAAAGTGTAATCAGTGATAAAACAGCTGAATGGATTGcggaagatgatgatgatgtgttTGTGGCTTCACGAACAACTGAAGATTTATTTACTGTGATCCACAG GTCCAAAAGAAAGCTCCTTGGCTGGAAGGAGCCTGGTGAGGCCTTTGCTGGTGGCAGCAGACCAACCTCTCACTCACCAATAAGGAACACGGCTGAGTCTCCCATCAGTGAGTTGGCTGCCTCTGCAGGGTCAAGCGGCAGTGCCAGCCTAGATGCTGGCAGAAATGATGATTTCAAGGCCTTGCTACAGAAGAAGGGAAGCAAGGCAACTCCAAGGTCCCGCCCCTCAGCAGCAGAACTGCTGAAGACCACTAACCCACTGGCTCGGCGAATTATTGCACAATTTTCAAAAGACTACGAAACCCCTGATAACCCCAGTACCTAA
- the NHSL2 gene encoding NHS-like protein 2 isoform X7 has protein sequence MERAEAITLFWSRGAAANSGRENATATAHSRSSWRQPVNVFLSSGRPPSVEELLREAQLNLQSLLQGHSNSPTGSVARSTTSDVKPSHSVPGGVHGRAAISQEAQLPNLTSPVLRNPSSDPEEPLQARGGTKVPGMESMGMVYSVPSSCNGPTESTFSPSWKGDAFTYVTPSATAQSSQDNENGKSPSSGNSWISLHTLPPLVPKESATFFVIRDTPAGCSGSAGYSEHSTQRRHISERPSKIGLLTGDTSRLETGPGGASRFRERSLSVPTDTGTTDGDYDEEQKASEACALPYASTSSEGSNSADNIASLSAQQEAQQRRQRSKSISLKKAKKKPSPPTRSVSLVKDEPVLLPEGGSALPKDQRPRSLCLSLEHQGHHSSHPDTQGHPAVPTFKYPEGTQFAHHWYLTDWKSGDTYQSLSSSSTATGTTVIECTQVQGSSESLTSPSTSRATTPSQLSIEVEAREVSSPGRPTGLMSPSSGYSSQSETPTPTVSMSLTLGHLPPPSGSVRVRPVVPERKSSLPPTSPVEKMSKSRLSFDLPLTSSTNLDLSGMSISIRSKTKVSRHHSDTNFGAKLAQKTSPNQPIMPMVTQSDLRSVRLRSVSKSEPEDDIESPDYAEESGAEVFTLPERKAKPPIAEKPPLARRPPSLVHKPPSVPEEYPLTSPTLAMTPKTSIQHMRPLPQDIYTVVRKPKSFSFPEGRTLGESTAPSSLVFTPFSSSSGAFFSGTQQPPQGSTEDEGPKGRALPERISLQSQEEAEKKKGKIPPPVPKKPSVLYLPLTSPTIQMEAYTADPRLPLSPIITLEEGAKCLPTSDHLPLAGTRTTSTPQADSEREASPLGSLMEPSTEEKSVISDKTAEWIAEDDDDVFVASRTTEDLFTVIHRSKRKLLGWKEPGEAFAGGSRPTSHSPIRNTAESPISELAASAGSSGSASLDAGRNDDFKALLQKKGSKATPRSRPSAAELLKTTNPLARRIIAQFSKDYETPDNPST, from the exons GTCACAGCAACAGCCCCACAGGCAGTGTGGCCCGCTCTACCACCTCAGACGTCAAGCCCAGCCATTCAGTTCCAGGAGGTGTTCATGGAAGAGCTGCCATCAGTCAGGAAGCTCAGTTACCAAATCTCACCTCGCCAGTACTGAGAAATCCTTCTAGTGATCCGGAAGAACCTCTCCAGGCACGTGGTGGCACAAAAGTCCCTGGCATGGAGAGCATGGGGATGGTGTACAGCGTCCCCAGTTCTTGCAATGGACCAACAGAATCAACGTTCTCCCCTTCCTGGAAGGGAGATGCTTTTACCTACGTGACTCCAAGTGCCACTGCTCAGAGCAGTCAAgacaatgaaaatggaaaaagtcCTTCCTCTGGGAATTCTTGGATCTCTCTGCACACATTGCCACCTCTGGTTCCTAAGGAGTCTGCTACCTTCTTTGTCATTCGTGATACCCCAGCAGGATGCAGTGGGTCTGCTGGCTACTCTGAGCATTCTACTCAACGAAGGCACATATCAGAACGACCCTCCAAGATTGGCCTCCTGACTGGTGATACCTCAAGGCTGGAGACAGGCCCAGGTGGGGCCAGCAGGTTCCGGGAGCGGTCACTGTCTGTACCCACAGACACAGGCACCACGGATGGGGACTATGACGAGGAGCAGAAGGCCAGTGAAGCCTGTGCCCTGCCTTATGCCAGTACAAGTTCTGAGGGCAGTAACAGTGCCGACAACATTGCCTCCCTTAGTGCCCAACAGGAGGCCCAGCAAAGAAGGCAGAGATCCAAGAGCATCTCACTCAAGAAGGCCAAGAAGAAGCCTTCCCCTCCAACTCGCAGTGTCTCGCTGGTCAAAGATGAACCAGTCCTCTTGCCAGAAGGTGGGTCAGCGCTACCCAAGgaccagaggcccaggagccTTTGCCTCTCCTTGGAACATCAAGGACATCACTCATCCCACCCAGATACTCAGGGTCACCCAGCTGTGCCAACCTTCAAATACCCAGAAGGTACACAATTCGCCCACCACTGGTATCTTACTGACTGGAAGTCTGGTGACACCTACCAATCCTTGTCCAGCTCCAGCACTGCCACTGGCACCACAGTCATTGAGTGCACCCAAGTTCAGGGCAGCTCAGAGTCTCTCACCTCCCCTTCCACCTCCAGAGCCACAACACCTTCCCAGCTTTCCATCGAGGTGGAGGCCAGGGAGGTATCCTCCCCAGGAAGGCCCACTGGGCTGATGTCACCCTCCAGTGGATACTCCAGCCAGTCAGAAACACCAACACCCACTGTCTCCATGTCCTTGACCCTGGGCCACTTGCCCCCTCCAAGCGGCAGTGTCCGGGTGCGTCCAGTGGTACCTGAGAGGAAGTCATCACTACCCCCAACATCACCAGTGGAGAAAATGTCCAAGTCACGGCTATCATTTGACCTACCGTTGACCTCTTCAACCAACCTGGACCTGTCTGGGATGAGTATCTCCATCCGAAGCAAAACCAAGGTGAGCCGGCATCACTCAGATACAAATTTTGGGGCCAAGCTGGCCCAGAAAACTAGCCCCAACCAGCCAATCATGCCCATGGTTACTCAGTCTGACTTACGTTCTGTTCGCCTGAGGTCAGTCAGCAAGTCTGAACCAGAAGATGACATTGAGAGCCCTGACTATGCTGAGGAGTCGGGAGCTGAAGTCTTCACCTTGCCAGAGAGAAAGGCAAAGCCTCCCATAGCCGAGAAGCCCCCACTGGCCCGAAGGCCTCCAAGCTTGGTCCACAAGCCACCGTCTGTCCCTGAGGAGTACCCACTAACTTCTCCTACCTTGGCTATGACCCCCAAGACCTCAATTCAACATATGAGGCCACTCCCTCAAGATATATACACGGTGGTGCGGAAACCAAAGTCCTTCAGCTTCCCTGAGGGCAGAACCCTGGGGGAGTCAACAGCACCCTCATCTCTTGTTTTCACGCCTTTTTCCAGTTCCTCTGGTGCTTTCTTCTCAGGAACACAGCAACCTCCCCAGGGAAGTACAGAGGATGAGGGCCCCAAGGGGAGAGCTCTACCTGAAAGAATTAGCCTCCAGAGCCAAGAAGAagctgagaaaaagaaaggcaagatTCCACCTCCTGTACCAAAAAAGCCCAGCGTGCTGTACCTGCCTCTCACCTCACCTACAATTCAAATGGAGGCCTACACGGCTGATCCAAGGCTGCCTCTCAGCCCCATCATCACCCTGGAGGAAGGTGCCAAGTGTCTCCCAACTAGCGACCACCTGCCATTAGCTGGTACAAGGACAACCTCCACGCCACAGGCTGACAGTGAAAGGGAGGCAAGCCCTCTGG GGAGCTTGATGGAACCAAGCACCGAAGAAAAAAGTGTAATCAGTGATAAAACAGCTGAATGGATTGcggaagatgatgatgatgtgttTGTGGCTTCACGAACAACTGAAGATTTATTTACTGTGATCCACAG GTCCAAAAGAAAGCTCCTTGGCTGGAAGGAGCCTGGTGAGGCCTTTGCTGGTGGCAGCAGACCAACCTCTCACTCACCAATAAGGAACACGGCTGAGTCTCCCATCAGTGAGTTGGCTGCCTCTGCAGGGTCAAGCGGCAGTGCCAGCCTAGATGCTGGCAGAAATGATGATTTCAAGGCCTTGCTACAGAAGAAGGGAAGCAAGGCAACTCCAAGGTCCCGCCCCTCAGCAGCAGAACTGCTGAAGACCACTAACCCACTGGCTCGGCGAATTATTGCACAATTTTCAAAAGACTACGAAACCCCTGATAACCCCAGTACCTAA